The following coding sequences lie in one Zingiber officinale cultivar Zhangliang chromosome 2B, Zo_v1.1, whole genome shotgun sequence genomic window:
- the LOC122045401 gene encoding mitochondrial import receptor subunit TOM40-1-like translates to MGSSASHAAAPPSPAPVAPPPTPPVGLAHLLPQNTKENDDGKGAPAKVDWLDLPCPVPYEELQREALMSLKPELFEGLRFDFMKMLNQRFALSHSVIMGSTEVPSQSSDVIKVPSAHYEFGANFLDPKLMLIGRVLTDGRMNARVRCDLTDNLALKIHAQLTNEPHFSQGMFQFDYKGKDYRSLFQIGNNAFYGANYIQSVSPNLSLGGEIFWIGHQRKSGIGFAARYNTDKMVATAQVATTGIVGLSYVQKISEKVSLASDFMYNQMSRDVTSTFGYDYILRQCRLRGKIDTNGVVSALLEERLNMGVTLLLSAEIDHAKKDNKFGFGLTVGE, encoded by the exons ATGGGATCCTCCGCCAGCCATGCCGCCGCCCCGCCGTCTCCTGCGCCCGTCGCTCCTCCTCCGACGCCCCCCGTTGGGCTcgctcatcttcttcctcagaaTACGAAGGAAAATGACGACGGCAAAGGTGCGCCAGCGAAGGTCGACTGGCTCGATCTACCCTGCCCTGTTCCCTACGAGGAGCTCCAGCGTGAGGCTTTGA TGTCCTTGAAGCCAGAGCTCTTTGAAGGATTGCGTTTTGATTTTATGAAAATGCTAAACCAGAGATTTGCTCTCAGCCACAG TGTTATCATGGGATCCACGGAGGTTCCTTCGCAGTCATCTGATGTTATTAAAGTTCCTTCCGCACACTATGAATTTGGTGCAAATTTTCTGGATCCAAAG TTAATGCTTATTGGAAGGGTATTGACTGATGGAAGGATGAATGCACGTGTCAGATGTGATCTAACTGATAATCTCGCTTTGAAGATACATGCTCAG CTGACAAATGAACCACATTTTTCCCAAGGAATGTTTCAATTTGATTACAAG GGAAAGGATTACAGGTCTCTGTTCCAAATAGGAAACAATGCCTTCTATGGTGCCAATTATATTCAG AGTGTCTCACCTAATCTGTCCCTCGGGGGTGAAATCTTTTGGATTGGTCACCAAAGGAAGTCTGGTATTGGTTTTGCTGCTCGATATAACACAGATAAGATG GTTGCGACGGCACAAGTTGCCACCACTGGAATTGTTGGACTAAGTTATGTTCAAAAAATTTCTGAGAAG GTTAGTCTTGCATCTGATTTCATGTACAATCAGATGTCAAGGGATGTTACTTCAACATTCGGTTATGATTACATCCTTCGTCAG TGCCGTTTACGGGGGAAAATTGATACCAACGGCGTCGTGAGTGCCCTTCTAGAGGAGCGGCTTAACATGGGGGTTACTTTGCTTCTTTCCGCCGAG ATTGATCACGCGAAGAAAGATAACAAATTTGGATTTGGTTTGACCGTCGGAGAATGA